A genomic window from Camelina sativa cultivar DH55 chromosome 2, Cs, whole genome shotgun sequence includes:
- the LOC104726306 gene encoding probably inactive leucine-rich repeat receptor-like protein kinase IMK2: MTATQMLLHLLLLPLFFAYFSNLIGAEPTTDELQTLMEVKTELDPEDKHLASWSIRGDLCKDFEGVGCDWKGQVSNISLQGKGLSGKISPNIAKLKHLTGLFLHYNALVGDIPRELGNLSELTDLYLNVNNLSGWIPSSFGKMQGLQVLQLGYNNLTGCIPRELGSLSNLSVLTLQSNKLTGAIPASLGDLSALERLDLSYNLFFGSVPERLANPPLLRVLDIRNNSLTGSVPPVLKRLNEGFAFDNNSRLCGAEFPSLKPCNGSARLGAKPFGATVTNVPSRDIPQSDILRLPCNGTNCNAPPKSHQGAILIGLVVSTIALSAVSILLFTHYRRRKQKLSTAYEMSDTRLNNSVVGGFRKNNGSPLASLEYTNGWDPLSDNMNLSVFAQEVIQSFRFNLEEVETATQYFSEVNLLGKSNFSATYKGILRDGSAVAIKRFSKTSCKSEEPEFLKGLTMLTSLKHENLARLRGFCCSRGRRECFIIYDFAPNGNLLSYLDLKDGDTHVLDWSTRVSIAKGIAKGIAYLHSYKGSKPALVHQNISAEKVLIDQRYNPLLSNSGLHTLLTNDIVFSVLKDSAAMGYLAPEYTTTGRFTEKTDVYAFGVLVFQIISGKQKVRHLVKLGTEACRFNDYIDPNLQGRFFEYEATKLARIAWLCTHESPIERPSVEAVVLELGNCSSCL; this comes from the exons atgaCGGCGACACAAAtgctgcttcatcttcttctcctcccacTTTTCTTCGCTTACTTCAGTAACCTAATCGGAGCAGAGCCCACCACCGACGAGTTACAGACACTGATGGAGGTCAAAACAGAGCTTGACCCAGAAGACAAACACTTAGCTTCATGGAGCATTCGTGGAGATCTGTGTAAAGACTTTGAAGGCGTTGGTTGTGATTGGAAAGGACAAGTTTCTAACATTTCTCTACAAGGGAAAGGCTTGTCTGGTAAAATCTCTCCGAACATTGCAAAGCTTAAACATTTGACGGGTTTGTTCTTGCATTACAATGCTCTTGTCGGAGATATCCCTAGAGAACTTGGTAACTTGTCGGAGCTTACGGATCTTTATCTCAATGTTAATAACCTCTCCGGTTGGATTCCTTCAAGCTTTGGGAAGATGCAAGGCTTGcaag TTTTGCAGCTCGGTTACAACAATTTGACAGGGTGCATTCCAAGGGAGCTTGGTTCCCTGAGCAACCTCAGTGTTCTTACTCTTCAATCTAACAAACTCACGGGAGCTATACCCGCGAGTTTAGGGGATTTAAGTGCTCTAGAGCGGCTAGATTTGAGCTACAATCTCTTCTTTGGTTCTGTACCTGAAAGGTTAGCTAACCCTCCTCTGCTTCGAGTTCTCGACATCCGCAACAACTCTCTCACTGGCAGTGTACCTCCTG TACTGAAGAGACTTAATGAAGGTTTTGCTTTTGATAACAACTCGAGGTTATGTGGAGCTGAGTTCCCCTCTTTGAAACCTTGCAATGGCTCAGCTCGTCTTGGAGCCAAGCCATTCGGTGCAACTGTGACCAATGTTCCATCCCGAGATATACCACAATCAGATATTCTCCGGTTACCTTGTAATGGAACAAACTGTAATGCTCCTCCAAAATCTCACCAAGGTGCAATCCTTATTGGTTTGGTTGTCTCGACCATTGCCTTGTCTGCTGTTAGCATCCTCTTGTTCACGCATTATCGTAGACGCAAACAGAAGCTTTCAACCGCTTATGAAATGTCGGACACCCGTCTCAACAACTCCGTAGTAGGAGGCTTTAGGAAGAACAATGGTTCTCCATTGGCCAGTCTTGAATATACCAACGGTTGGGATCCACTTTCAGATAACATGAACCTCAGTGTCTTTGCTCAAGAAGTTATCCAGAGCTTTAGATTCAATCTTGAAGAGGTTGAAACCGCTACACAGTATTTCTCAGAAGTGAATTTGCTTGGCAAAAGCAACTTCTCAGCGACTTACAAAGGAATCTTGAGAGATGGTTCTGCTGTAGCGATCAAACGGTTTAGTAAAACCAGTTGTAAATCCGAAGAACCTGAGTTCTTGAAAGGACTCACCATGTTGACGTCTCTGAAACATGAAAACTTGGCAAGACTTAGAGGTTTCTGCTGTTCAAGAGGCCGTAGAGAATGCTTTATCATCTATGATTTTGCTCCCAATGGTAATCTACTGAGCTATCTTGATCTCAAAGATGGTGATACACATGTTCTTGATTGGTCCACAAGAGTTTCCATCGCCAAAGGCATCGCAAAGG GGATTGCTTATCTACATTCATACAAAGGAAGCAAACCCGCATTAGTTCATCAAAACATCTCAGCGGAGAAGGTCCTAATCGACCAACGATACAATCCACTACTCTCAAACTCAGGTCTCCACACGCTCTTGACGAACGACATTGTCTTCTCTGTACTCAAAGACAGTGCAGCAATGGGCTATCTCGCTCCAGAATACACAACAACAGGACGTTTCACGGAGAAAACCGATGTTTACGCTTTCGGGGTTCTTGTGTTTCAGATTATTTCGGGGAAACAGAAAGTTAGGCATCTTGTTAAGCTTGGAACTGAAGCTTGTAGGTTCAATGATTACATCGATCCAAATCTTCAAGGAAGGTTCTTTGAATACGAAGCCACAAAGCTAGCTAGAATCGCGTGGCTATGCACTCATGAATCTCCCATTGAAAGACCATCCGTAGAAGCTGTTGTTCTTGAGCTCGGGAACTGTAGTAGCTGTCTCTGA